Below is a genomic region from Augochlora pura isolate Apur16 chromosome 2, APUR_v2.2.1, whole genome shotgun sequence.
TCTGTAATGATACACCGTTTGTtcagtttataaatatcgaactatgaagaacattttaaaaacaccATAGAATACTTTAAAATACCAAGATTTCGTCCGAAGGTAAATTTTGAGGAAGAGTatctttattaaccctttgcactcgaagccatttcgagcttagatccaaaattgctattttcgCCAgttgtagaaaaaaaaacgacattatactcttgaaaatttcaaaacataACAATGGCGCAAATAAAACCGGTGTTTCAGTGAATTTCTTtcatcctttatttatttaaattgccttattcttttaattaaaataaataccaaataaaatacttaaaagcgTTGGGAGCTGCTgataacgaaattgaaaagaaattccGAGTtggcaaagagttaaaatttcaacaactCCGAAAACAAACGATGTTAGACCGGTCAAGTTTACcggtagatttagtgttaaaataatacgTTGTTAGCAGTGCACCAGGAACGAAAAGTGTTCGAAATCCAAAACCGTATGTTAAACGTAACCGAAATCGATTTATATCCCTCTCGCAGAGGTATCCTTTCACTGCACGTGGATATCCCAATGGATTCCCCCGAAACGTCGAATCCTCTCATAATGCCGCTTAGATCCCATTCGACGGATCGAGACAGTTGGCGTGTATCCTTTTCTTGAATGAAAAGCGTCGGGGAACCCTCGTCACAATTCAGTTTCATTCGTGAACCAGAACGATTCTCCCCCGACAAAAGACGGATTTTAGAATTCTGGAGGCCGGCAACAcagaggggagagggggaaggGAGGAGAGATCAAATGCGAAGCGTTCGGACCACACGATTTTTTGGAAACCGGCAACGACATTCTTGTATGCACGAGCATTGTCGTATCGACACGAAACATTGTTATTTCGTTACctgttattttatacgaaactTCGTTATTTGTTATCGGacgcattttatttatcttccaTGGACTATATGTACAAGCTTCGCAGCCactatttacaaataaatacagagGTTTCGGTGGCGCCGTTCTCCGGGCGTTTTGTTCGTCATTTCTCGGCGATAGGAACTCTTTGACAGTCTGTTCGTTGCGCGTTTGAGCAAAATGTTAACTACTCTACTCTTATTACGTAGAAAAATATCGTCCGTGTGTCTGTACAATTTCTGCTTCGATGAGTGACGCGTCTATTACTTCTCTTACGTCTAGCGAGGTTCTCTTTATACACTTCCCCTCCGTTTCGctattttacagttttttctttttttctagtCTACTTACAGTTACAACAAATGTACATTCTTTATCGGACCGATCTCTCGGAGAAACGAGGAATTGTTCACGAAGGTGTTGCAAACTCTGTTGCATCAAGACCGTCATCTTGATGTTTCGAATTCGAATGTTGGAACAACGACGACACGCTTCTTCGATTCTCGACGGACGAAAGGAGACGATCGGTCCGTCAAGGACAACAATTGGACGAGTCATTCGAGACTCTCTTCGGCCgaccaattaaaattatttgtacaccGATCGGCCGATCGTGGCGACGCTCCGGCCACGATCGTCTGAAGTTCGCTCCAGAAGAGCCTGGCGGTATCCCTGAGTAGATCATCCACGGCGAAACAGGCTCCCCGTCGCCGATCAAACTTCCTCGACCTCGATGTTTTTGCTTTTCTTGCAGATCTTCAACACGGCGATCACCACCGTCAAGACGACAGCCGAGACCGACGCGGCGAAGATGTCCCACGGGTACAGATCGGGCAGGAAGTTGGTCTCTATCTTCTCCGCCTGGACGGAAGTGGGCCTGGTATCGACTTCGATGGGGAAACTGCCTGGCCCGTCGTTCGACGCGATCCTAACGAGGTACTTGGTGCCGGGCAGCAACGAGATCTGCGCGGAATTCGTGTCGGCCACTTGGTTCCCCATCAGACCTCCGGTTTCCGGCTCCCAGGACACCACGTAGGTCTCTTTGTTCCCCGATTGGTCCCTGTCCACGTGATCGTTGTACGCGCTGCTGGTCGAAGGCGTATTATCAGCCTCCATCGAGTCGTCCGCGCGATCGTCCTTCCTCCTGAAGAAGAACCTCCGGAATATGTCCTCGGAGATCTGCGAGTCCTCTTGGCTCCTCCACTCGGCCAACACCTTCTCCCCGTACTTCTCCAGGAAGAACTGTCTCACACGATTGTTGAACCTCACCTGCTCCAGGGCCCTCTGCTTTTGTAATTGGCTCTGCACGTCCTTCCACGAAATCGTCGCCTCGTACAATGGACCCTCCTTCAGCGACTCCAGCTTCGGCACCCACTCCTGCCAACTGTAGTGCCTCACGCCGTCCTCCACGGCGACGATGATCCAGGTATCCGGTCGCAGATTCGGCACACGTTCGCCCGGGTAGTAGCCGTCCACTCTCCACTGTTTGTAGAGCTTGCGCATCACCACCGCGACGTCGAATCTGTCCAGGCTGATCGGCGATTTCTTCGGCGACGAGAGCATCGAAGGCAGGTACTTCTCCTCCACCCTTGTCTTTCGGAAGGTGCACGCTGTCTGACAGGCTGGACACTGGAAAAGAAAGACGGTGTTAACATCTCTCTTGCATCTCGTGAAAGACCGATGTCTTAACTCTTTTAGGCACGggatttcagaaaataaatagatccaTGTGGCGCAGATAATTTTGTCGCGTTTTTAGTTGGAgaaaattagtatatttttattgaaagcataTGAAAGAATAAGCAAATGATTATTCAACTGAATTTTTTCTTCTAGAATCAGACTTAACTAGTCCCATTGTGCCAAGTGGGTTTGCAAATGAACAGAGTAAATATGCAGTTATTGCAATACTACGAGGTGGGTCTAAAAATGTCATACATTactgtacaaataattttttaaatgcacaTTTTAGGTCATTTTGGAAAAATGGTACTCgttaataaatcgttattattaGTTAACCACCGTTGGTTATTGccctatttattaaattaccacGGAGTTTCAATAATCTTTACAATACTATTGAGATCATGTTTAGAGACTTCTTGGAAATTTCTGAGATTTGAAATAACTCCGAAGATATTTCTCGTGACTCccgatcaattattaattttaaaatcttttcaGTATACTCTTCAACCGCGATACACCgactaatttcttaaatacaCATTTTAAAACACTTCGGAAAACTGGAAGCATGTAAACGCTTTCTCGACCCGCCAACGCATTTCCAACTTCTTTCGGCGTCTCTGACTCGGGTCCCCGCGTTATCTCTCGCCAAGCATCGGTCCTCCGTAGGGTACATTAGAGACGCATAATTAACGATCTCTCTAAAAGAGACATTTTGTTATCCAACAGAAATCGTAGGGCCGGCGCGACGGTAG
It encodes:
- the LOC144478297 gene encoding uncharacterized protein LOC144478297; amino-acid sequence: MGISWFVVLTSCVVLATSFDLGPIVRIAQCRSQCLRKHTSDGNCDWYSGQQQTTCSVCWQYCEALENRWEKTRTICEGDQYLHCPACQTACTFRKTRVEEKYLPSMLSSPKKSPISLDRFDVAVVMRKLYKQWRVDGYYPGERVPNLRPDTWIIVAVEDGVRHYSWQEWVPKLESLKEGPLYEATISWKDVQSQLQKQRALEQVRFNNRVRQFFLEKYGEKVLAEWRSQEDSQISEDIFRRFFFRRKDDRADDSMEADNTPSTSSAYNDHVDRDQSGNKETYVVSWEPETGGLMGNQVADTNSAQISLLPGTKYLVRIASNDGPGSFPIEVDTRPTSVQAEKIETNFLPDLYPWDIFAASVSAVVLTVVIAVLKICKKSKNIEVEEV